The genomic region TGCCGTCTCCCTCCTTCTTCCCCTTCCCCCACCGGGATGGAAGGCGGTCTCTTCACCTCCAACGCATTCGCACGAGAGCGCGTCGTTTTCAGCTCAGCCGAGCCTGCCGGTCCCTCCCGCCCAGCCGGCCGAGAGCATCGCGCTCTGCGTGGAGCTCAGCCATCCGCTGATCGACCGGTACTGGCTGATCGCCGCCTCCATGGCGATGAACTGCTGGCTGAGCGTCTGTCGCTCCAGGTCCAGCCGGTTCTGGAAGGAAGCGATCTGGTCGGAGATGCTCTGGATCTGGCTGTCCAGCGACTGTTGGATGGAGGGGATGATCCCGCTGATCCCTTTGAGGGCGTTCCCGACCAGGCTGTCCACGTAGCTGCTCATCTGGTCGACGACGCCGGTGCCGCCGTTGTTGGACAGGAGCGCCAGCACGGCCTTCGGATTCGCCTGGACGGCTGCGCTCAGCTTGGAAGGGTCGAT from Bacillota bacterium harbors:
- the fliD gene encoding flagellar filament capping protein FliD, with translation VGLVQKDTTLGSPSTTADDGPLADDLAAQNIAFRLRQIVTAPVSGLPAGSPYQSLSDIGIGTSGTENQLAVIDPSKLSAAVQANPKAVLALLSNNGGTGVVDQMSSYVDSLVGNALKGISGIIPSIQQSLDSQIQSISDQIASFQNRLDLERQTLSQQFIAMEAAISQYRSISGWLSSTQSAMLSAGWAGGTGRLG